One segment of Carya illinoinensis cultivar Pawnee chromosome 13, C.illinoinensisPawnee_v1, whole genome shotgun sequence DNA contains the following:
- the LOC122292561 gene encoding copper transporter 6-like yields the protein MDGMSRDHDMSGMAGAMPPSSMNSGMHGMHRKKMMMHMTFFWGTQTEVLFDGWPGRRTGMYVVSLVFVFVLSFLVEWLSHSRLLKRGSINIPAGTFQTLLYAIRVGLSYLVMLALMSYNGGVFLVAVAGHAFGYLIFGSRVFNKPGHNAVKGFDHHPMTC from the coding sequence aTGGATGGTATGAGTCGTGATCATGATATGAGTGGCATGGCTGGAGCGATGCCACCATCATCCATGAACAGCGGGATGCATGGCATGCAcaggaagaagatgatgatgcaCATGACCTTCTTCTGGGGCACTCAAACAGAGGTGCTCTTCGACGGCTGGCCCGGCAGGAGAACTGGCATGTACGTGGTAAGCTTGGTATTCGTGTTTGTGCTGTCTTTCCTGGTGGAGTGGCTCTCTCATTCCAGACTGCTCAAACGTGGATCGATCAATATCCCGGCCGGAACGTTCCAAACCTTGTTGTATGCCATAAGGGTTGGGTTGAGTTATTTGGTTATGTTGGCTCTCATGTCTTACAATGGAGGTGTGTTTTTGGTTGCCGTTGCGGGTCATGCTTTCGGATATCTGATCTTTGGAAGTCGGGTTTTCAACAAGCCGGGCCATAATGCAGTCAAAGGATTCGATCATCATCCAATGACTTGTTAA